Proteins encoded in a region of the Synechococcus sp. BIOS-U3-1 genome:
- a CDS encoding CYTH domain-containing protein, protein MPLEIERRFLVTGSGWRAHAGEPQHLRQGYLASSEEGFTVRVRLRADGKAWLTLKAPAEGIARHEFEYELPSADSEALWTLAPHRLIKTRFALSLPGGEWVVDCFEGENAPLVLAEVELSDVSDAFDLPMWCGQEVTGEGFWSNAALAHQPVSSWSLEKRQRHGLARN, encoded by the coding sequence ATGCCCCTCGAGATCGAACGCCGTTTCCTGGTCACAGGGTCTGGCTGGCGTGCCCATGCCGGCGAGCCACAGCACCTCAGGCAAGGCTATCTGGCCTCCAGTGAGGAGGGTTTCACCGTTCGGGTGCGGCTTCGGGCCGACGGAAAAGCCTGGCTCACGCTCAAGGCACCGGCGGAGGGAATTGCTCGCCATGAATTCGAATACGAACTGCCATCTGCCGATTCCGAAGCCCTCTGGACTCTTGCGCCCCATCGGTTGATCAAGACCCGTTTTGCCTTGTCGCTTCCAGGCGGTGAGTGGGTGGTGGATTGCTTTGAAGGAGAAAATGCACCGCTTGTGCTGGCGGAGGTGGAGCTCAGTGATGTTTCAGATGCCTTTGACCTTCCCATGTGGTGTGGTCAGGAGGTCACTGGCGAGGGCTTCTGGAGCAATGCAGCACTGGCTCATCAGCCGGTTTCAAGCTGGTCTCTGGAGAAGAGGCAGCGCCATGGTTTGGCGCGGAATTAA
- a CDS encoding NAD(+) kinase has protein sequence MRLQRVWLIYRAESPLALKEAKACAKTLESLGVTVSVAMSGLSADPFPGLLASEPELPDLAVVLGGDGTVLGAARHLAVYDVPLLCFNVGGHLGFLTHEPGLIRRDGLWRRLQDDHFAMERRMMLQAVVNRADDLNCSVSGEGGCAADDIERHWALNDLYLRPCQEELAPTCTLELEIDGEVVDQVRGDGLILATPTGSTGYAMAAGGPILHPGIDAIIVSPICPMSLSSRPVVLPPRSRLVIWPLGDGYRPVKLWKDGASGPVLCPGECCVIQRAPHHALMVQLEQSPSYYRTLSRKLHWAGSLVDTIPSPN, from the coding sequence ATGCGTCTGCAACGGGTCTGGTTGATCTATAGGGCAGAAAGCCCTCTGGCACTGAAAGAGGCCAAGGCTTGTGCCAAGACGCTGGAGTCTCTTGGCGTGACTGTATCCGTGGCAATGAGCGGCCTGAGCGCGGATCCCTTCCCAGGGCTCCTCGCTTCGGAACCAGAACTCCCTGATCTGGCGGTGGTGCTTGGAGGCGATGGCACAGTTCTGGGTGCTGCTCGGCATTTGGCTGTTTATGACGTGCCGCTTCTCTGTTTCAACGTCGGAGGTCATCTCGGCTTCCTCACCCATGAGCCTGGGCTGATTCGTCGTGATGGTTTGTGGCGACGCCTGCAGGATGATCATTTCGCGATGGAACGCCGCATGATGCTGCAGGCTGTCGTGAACCGAGCGGATGACCTCAACTGTTCAGTGTCTGGAGAAGGAGGTTGTGCCGCGGATGACATTGAGCGTCATTGGGCTCTGAATGATCTGTATCTGCGCCCCTGTCAGGAAGAACTTGCGCCCACCTGCACTCTTGAACTGGAGATTGACGGGGAAGTGGTCGATCAAGTGCGGGGTGATGGTCTGATCCTGGCGACGCCAACCGGTTCAACCGGCTATGCGATGGCAGCAGGAGGACCCATCCTTCACCCAGGAATTGATGCCATCATCGTGAGCCCCATCTGTCCGATGAGTCTCTCCAGTCGTCCGGTGGTGCTTCCACCCAGGTCAAGATTGGTGATCTGGCCCCTTGGAGACGGCTATCGACCGGTAAAGCTTTGGAAGGATGGTGCCAGTGGGCCGGTGCTGTGTCCCGGTGAATGCTGCGTGATTCAAAGGGCTCCTCACCATGCGCTGATGGTTCAGTTGGAGCAGTCGCCCTCTTATTACCGCACCCTTTCACGCAAGTTGCACTGGGCGGGGAGCCTGGTGGACACGATTCCCTCGCCCAACTGA
- the nuoK gene encoding NADH-quinone oxidoreductase subunit NuoK, with protein sequence MLSELLSGSVPLEAYLLVAAVLFCTGVWGLINSRNAVRVLMSIELMLNGVNINLMAFSSYVDGQLIRGQIFSVFVITVAAAEAAVGLAILLSLYRNRVTVDMERFNLLRW encoded by the coding sequence ATGCTCTCCGAGCTGCTGTCCGGTTCCGTTCCTCTCGAGGCTTATCTGCTTGTCGCCGCAGTGCTTTTCTGCACTGGCGTCTGGGGGCTGATCAACAGTCGCAATGCTGTGAGGGTGCTCATGAGCATCGAGCTGATGCTCAATGGTGTGAATATCAACCTGATGGCGTTCTCCTCCTATGTGGACGGCCAGTTGATCCGTGGTCAGATTTTCTCAGTATTCGTGATCACAGTCGCTGCTGCTGAAGCTGCGGTTGGTTTGGCCATTCTTTTGTCGCTCTATCGCAATCGCGTCACAGTGGACATGGAACGCTTCAATCTTCTGCGCTGGTAG
- a CDS encoding NADH-quinone oxidoreductase subunit J, giving the protein MTIAASTQLICFLVLSFVVVLGALGVVLLSNIVYSAFLLGGVFLAVAGLYLLLNASFVAAAQVLVYVGAVNVLILFAIMLVNKKEDLAPIPGLTLRRLLSGGVCAGLFALLTRVVVTTPWAEGPEPIGEDATVRIGEHLFTDYLLPFELASVLLLMAMIGAIVLARRDVQAVDPGTGELADQGLIEKARTPLLVDQPPS; this is encoded by the coding sequence ATGACGATCGCAGCGTCCACGCAGCTGATCTGCTTTCTGGTGCTCAGCTTTGTGGTTGTGCTGGGAGCTCTCGGCGTAGTTCTACTCAGCAACATCGTCTATTCCGCCTTCTTGCTTGGAGGCGTGTTCTTGGCAGTGGCTGGTTTGTATCTGCTGCTCAATGCCAGTTTCGTGGCGGCAGCCCAGGTGCTCGTGTACGTCGGTGCTGTGAACGTGCTGATCCTGTTCGCGATCATGCTCGTGAACAAAAAGGAAGATCTCGCTCCGATTCCAGGTTTGACCTTGCGTCGCCTGCTTTCCGGCGGTGTCTGTGCCGGCCTCTTCGCCCTGTTAACGAGGGTGGTCGTCACTACCCCTTGGGCTGAAGGGCCAGAGCCGATCGGAGAAGACGCCACTGTTCGAATCGGTGAGCACCTCTTCACCGATTATTTGCTTCCTTTTGAGCTCGCTTCAGTCCTGCTGCTCATGGCCATGATCGGAGCCATTGTTCTGGCTCGACGCGATGTTCAGGCCGTTGATCCAGGAACTGGTGAACTTGCTGATCAAGGCCTGATTGAAAAGGCCCGGACTCCCCTCCTGGTTGATCAACCACCTTCCTGA
- the ndhI gene encoding NAD(P)H-quinone oxidoreductase subunit I, with protein MFGFLKQVGDYTRDAVDAARNLTQGLSVTFDHMKRRPVTVQYPYEKLIPSERYRGRIHYEFDKCIACEVCVRVCPINLPVVDWVMNKATKKKELRNYSIDFGVCIFCGNCVEYCPTNCLSMTEEYELAAFDRHSLNYDNVALGRLPTSVTTDPSVLPLRELAYLPAGELDPHVVDPDRPRAGQRPDQVLAAMKLAAMKSAAAVSTVDAGESTTASTDSKESAE; from the coding sequence ATGTTCGGTTTTCTCAAACAGGTTGGTGATTACACCAGAGATGCCGTAGATGCGGCGCGCAATCTCACGCAAGGTCTTTCCGTCACCTTTGACCATATGAAGCGCCGTCCTGTGACGGTGCAGTACCCCTACGAGAAACTGATTCCGTCTGAGAGGTATCGGGGACGCATTCATTACGAGTTCGACAAGTGCATTGCCTGTGAGGTGTGCGTGCGTGTCTGCCCGATCAACCTGCCTGTGGTGGATTGGGTGATGAACAAAGCCACCAAGAAGAAAGAACTGCGTAATTACTCGATCGATTTCGGGGTTTGCATTTTCTGCGGCAACTGCGTGGAGTACTGCCCCACCAATTGCCTTTCGATGACCGAAGAGTATGAGCTGGCAGCATTTGACCGTCACAGCCTCAACTACGACAACGTCGCACTAGGGCGTCTTCCCACCAGCGTGACGACAGACCCATCAGTTCTGCCCCTGCGAGAACTTGCTTACCTTCCGGCCGGCGAGCTTGATCCCCATGTTGTGGATCCCGATCGACCACGTGCCGGTCAGCGACCTGATCAGGTGCTGGCAGCCATGAAGCTGGCAGCCATGAAGTCAGCTGCAGCTGTGTCAACAGTGGATGCGGGAGAATCAACCACAGCGTCCACTGATTCCAAGGAGAGTGCCGAATGA
- the nuoH gene encoding NADH-quinone oxidoreductase subunit NuoH: MVTFLATSAPALVSPGLDLERSFSQALEGFGLSEQAARLIWLPLPMLLVLVAAVVGVLVTVWLERKISAAVQQRIGPEYAGALGVLQPLADGLKLLVKEDIIPARADSLLFTLGPVLVVVPVILSWLIVPFGQNLLISNVGVGIFLWISLSSVQPIGLLMSGYASNNKYSLLGGLRAAAQSISYEIPLALAVLAVVMMSNSLSTVDIVDQQTGAGILSWNIWRQPVGFLIFWICALAECERLPFDLPEAEEELVAGYQTEYAGMKFALFYLGSYINLVLSALLVSVLYLGGWGFPLPVEWLAGWLGQSVDAPLVQVITGTTGIVMTVLKAYLLVFIAILLRWSTPRVRIDQLLDLGWKFLLPLALVNLLVTAALKLAFPVAFGG; the protein is encoded by the coding sequence ATGGTGACTTTCCTCGCCACCAGCGCACCGGCCCTGGTCAGTCCTGGCCTCGATCTTGAACGAAGTTTCAGTCAGGCTCTTGAGGGCTTCGGTCTGTCTGAACAGGCAGCTCGGTTGATCTGGCTGCCACTGCCAATGCTTTTGGTGTTGGTAGCAGCAGTGGTGGGGGTTTTGGTCACCGTTTGGCTTGAGCGCAAGATCTCAGCAGCGGTGCAGCAGCGGATTGGACCTGAATATGCAGGTGCGCTCGGAGTTCTTCAGCCCCTGGCTGATGGCCTCAAATTGCTGGTCAAGGAAGACATCATTCCTGCCAGGGCCGACAGTTTGCTGTTCACCCTCGGCCCCGTTCTGGTCGTTGTTCCAGTGATTTTGTCCTGGCTCATCGTTCCGTTCGGTCAGAACCTGCTGATCAGCAATGTGGGAGTGGGTATTTTTCTGTGGATCTCCCTCAGCAGCGTTCAGCCCATTGGCCTGCTGATGAGTGGATACGCCTCTAATAACAAGTATTCCCTGCTTGGAGGCCTGAGGGCAGCTGCACAGTCAATCAGTTACGAGATTCCGCTTGCGCTTGCCGTGCTTGCGGTGGTGATGATGAGCAACTCCCTCAGCACTGTTGACATTGTCGACCAGCAAACAGGAGCTGGCATCCTCAGCTGGAACATCTGGCGTCAGCCTGTTGGCTTTCTGATTTTCTGGATCTGTGCTCTGGCGGAATGTGAACGCCTTCCGTTCGACCTCCCCGAAGCGGAAGAGGAGTTGGTTGCCGGTTATCAGACCGAATACGCCGGAATGAAGTTTGCTCTCTTCTACCTCGGCAGCTACATCAATTTGGTGCTGTCAGCTCTGCTGGTTTCAGTGCTTTATCTCGGAGGTTGGGGTTTTCCCCTGCCTGTGGAATGGCTCGCGGGTTGGTTGGGGCAGTCAGTCGATGCTCCTTTAGTCCAGGTGATCACAGGCACAACAGGCATTGTGATGACCGTGCTTAAGGCCTATCTGCTCGTGTTCATTGCCATTCTTCTGCGCTGGTCCACGCCGCGGGTGCGTATTGATCAGCTGCTGGATCTTGGCTGGAAGTTCCTGTTGCCGCTTGCTTTGGTCAATCTGCTTGTGACCGCAGCTCTCAAACTTGCATTCCCGGTCGCCTTCGGAGGTTAG
- a CDS encoding citrate synthase: protein MSQNDGAEIRHERTGLVFRPGLEGVPATQSSICDIDGHAGCLSYRGYPVDDLATHCSFLETTYLLIWGQLPTPQQLRDFEDEVQMHRRVSFRVRDMMKCFPSDGHPMDALQSSAASLGLFYSRRAIDDPQYIYDAVVRLIAKIPTMVAAFQLIRKGQDPIQPRDDLAYSANFLYMLMEREPDPMASRIFDQCLILHAEHSLNASTFSARVTASTLTDPYAVVASAVGTLAGPLHGGANEDVLAMLEEIATPDLAAGYLDEAMASKRKIMGFGHREYRVKDPRAVILQTLAEEMFERFGHDEMYDVARALEKAAEARLGPKGIYPNVDFYSGLVYRKLGIPRDLFTPVFAIARVAGWLAHWREQLGANRIFRPSQIYTGSDLRQWTPLEARVPTITT from the coding sequence GTGAGTCAGAACGATGGTGCCGAGATCCGTCATGAGCGAACGGGTCTGGTGTTCCGCCCCGGACTTGAGGGGGTGCCTGCTACCCAGTCGTCCATCTGTGACATCGATGGTCATGCGGGGTGCTTGTCCTATCGCGGCTATCCCGTCGACGATCTGGCCACCCACTGCAGCTTCCTGGAAACCACATACCTGCTGATCTGGGGGCAATTGCCGACCCCTCAGCAGTTGCGCGACTTTGAGGACGAGGTGCAGATGCACCGACGCGTGAGTTTTCGCGTCAGGGACATGATGAAGTGCTTCCCATCCGATGGGCATCCGATGGATGCTCTGCAGTCCAGCGCAGCGTCTCTTGGTCTCTTCTATTCACGTCGAGCCATCGACGACCCCCAGTACATCTACGACGCTGTGGTCAGGCTGATCGCCAAGATCCCGACGATGGTCGCCGCTTTTCAGCTGATCCGTAAAGGTCAGGACCCCATCCAGCCCAGGGATGATCTGGCGTATTCCGCCAATTTCCTTTACATGCTCATGGAGCGTGAGCCGGATCCAATGGCCTCAAGGATCTTTGATCAGTGTCTGATCTTGCACGCGGAACACAGTCTCAACGCCAGCACTTTCAGTGCCCGTGTGACCGCCAGCACCCTCACCGATCCTTACGCGGTTGTTGCTTCCGCCGTCGGCACGCTCGCTGGCCCCCTTCATGGAGGGGCCAATGAAGACGTCCTGGCAATGCTCGAAGAGATCGCTACGCCAGATCTAGCCGCGGGCTATCTCGATGAGGCCATGGCCAGCAAGCGCAAGATTATGGGATTCGGTCACCGTGAATACCGTGTCAAAGATCCTCGTGCTGTGATCCTTCAAACCCTTGCTGAAGAGATGTTCGAGCGCTTTGGTCACGATGAGATGTACGACGTGGCCAGAGCTCTGGAGAAAGCGGCGGAAGCGCGTCTTGGCCCGAAAGGCATCTATCCCAATGTGGACTTCTATTCCGGACTTGTGTACCGAAAGCTGGGTATCCCCAGAGATCTATTCACCCCGGTCTTTGCCATTGCCAGAGTTGCCGGCTGGCTGGCTCACTGGCGCGAACAGCTTGGTGCCAATCGGATCTTCCGACCATCTCAGATCTACACAGGCAGTGATCTGCGTCAGTGGACGCCACTGGAGGCCCGTGTTCCAACCATCACCACTTAA
- a CDS encoding SixA phosphatase family protein yields MRDSSSVDLLLLRHGIAAQRVLGRDHPDRGLTGRGLRRTWEVVRQLRMLDVQADTLISSPYRRARQTAELAIQAGLAESICLDSALEPGGDPWPLVYRLSGCCLLVGHEPELSTLAATLIGAPLGSLRLRKAGYCHLSWPADLSDPRGQAELQALLRPRLLLPRSV; encoded by the coding sequence GTGCGCGACTCCAGCTCGGTTGATCTTCTTCTCCTGCGCCATGGCATTGCCGCACAACGCGTGCTGGGCCGTGATCATCCCGATCGCGGTCTGACGGGTCGGGGCCTGCGTCGCACTTGGGAGGTGGTCCGTCAATTACGGATGCTTGATGTGCAGGCGGACACACTGATCAGCAGTCCTTACCGTCGAGCTAGGCAGACGGCCGAGCTGGCGATCCAGGCTGGGCTGGCGGAGTCGATCTGTCTCGATTCAGCCCTGGAGCCGGGAGGTGACCCTTGGCCATTGGTCTACCGCTTGTCTGGTTGTTGCCTGTTGGTCGGCCATGAGCCGGAGCTGAGCACGCTTGCGGCGACGTTGATCGGAGCACCCCTCGGAAGCTTGCGCCTGCGAAAGGCCGGATACTGCCATCTCAGTTGGCCGGCAGACCTGAGCGATCCTCGGGGTCAGGCCGAACTGCAGGCATTGCTTAGGCCTCGTCTTTTACTTCCGCGCTCCGTTTAA
- a CDS encoding DUF3352 domain-containing protein, whose protein sequence is MKGRSFLLALVAVAVALLTLALGLWWGMARQSPLRIMERPLELPRAARFMPSDAALTLHWLVDTRQVPAYAQAVAPVRQRRLVNDSTRQLRDGAFALAGLDFSAELAGWIGPEVSFAVLDAPAQQSGEQPKQGWVLALSSRDEDGAKRFLQRFWQTRSLAGTDLQISRYRGMGLISGRGALLGRDPQPIATALIDDNLLLLASGRGVLEQALDVSQLESQHQLGDPALATDLQSFGRGAAVLIANPGAMDRWLGVPSAITAREDLQGLVASLTPQGPDLALDAVVHFREPLIPVGSQTTDSDALLRDAGGDAQTVALLTNPAALLAPDANEPLAQWIAPILRQALESVPTGAAAAVVDLDQGPMLWQQGPQGWVLGTRPNRPDPEMVDGRLQELGLTGSTLESDGQPVQVWTRLARQRRRGEESLQAELAVALERHTGVNWWAETLDGLRRRGESGDLIQRQQQLHELQSPSQSVLAQQLALAAAPSRLRLGQWRPWELVQGVAGRSLLPAVQGLAIAAGADQNAASVQDERVSSLRLRARLQLG, encoded by the coding sequence ATGAAAGGGCGCTCGTTCCTGCTGGCTCTGGTCGCTGTGGCGGTGGCGCTGCTCACGCTCGCCCTGGGGTTGTGGTGGGGCATGGCTCGTCAGAGCCCGCTGCGAATCATGGAACGGCCCCTTGAGTTGCCCCGGGCGGCACGTTTTATGCCGAGTGATGCAGCTCTAACGCTGCATTGGTTGGTTGATACCCGTCAGGTGCCTGCTTACGCACAGGCCGTTGCACCAGTGCGCCAACGCCGACTGGTGAATGACAGCACCCGTCAGCTCAGAGATGGTGCTTTTGCTCTGGCTGGTCTTGACTTCAGCGCTGAGCTGGCCGGTTGGATTGGTCCCGAGGTCAGCTTTGCAGTGTTGGATGCTCCTGCTCAGCAGTCCGGCGAACAACCCAAGCAGGGCTGGGTGCTGGCACTGTCGAGCCGCGATGAAGACGGTGCTAAGCGCTTTCTGCAGCGTTTCTGGCAGACCCGAAGCCTGGCAGGCACCGATCTGCAGATCTCCCGTTATCGCGGCATGGGACTGATCAGTGGTCGTGGAGCCCTGCTGGGAAGAGATCCACAACCGATCGCCACTGCATTAATCGATGACAATCTGCTGTTGCTGGCTTCAGGGCGAGGGGTGCTTGAACAGGCCCTTGATGTGTCCCAGCTGGAAAGTCAGCATCAACTTGGAGATCCTGCTTTGGCAACTGATCTCCAAAGCTTCGGTCGTGGGGCCGCTGTTTTGATTGCCAACCCTGGCGCGATGGACCGCTGGCTGGGGGTCCCATCAGCGATCACGGCCCGCGAAGACCTCCAAGGGCTGGTGGCATCGCTGACACCGCAGGGACCTGATTTGGCGCTTGATGCCGTAGTCCACTTCCGTGAGCCTCTAATTCCCGTGGGGTCTCAGACGACGGACAGCGATGCGTTGCTGAGAGATGCCGGCGGTGATGCGCAGACCGTCGCTTTGTTGACGAACCCTGCGGCTCTGCTGGCTCCTGATGCCAACGAGCCCCTGGCCCAGTGGATCGCTCCCATCCTGCGGCAGGCGTTGGAATCGGTTCCGACCGGGGCCGCGGCTGCGGTCGTGGACCTCGATCAAGGGCCCATGCTCTGGCAGCAGGGGCCGCAGGGCTGGGTGCTGGGCACCCGGCCTAATCGTCCCGATCCCGAAATGGTGGATGGTCGGCTTCAGGAGCTCGGCTTGACTGGTTCCACCCTCGAGAGCGACGGCCAGCCTGTTCAGGTCTGGACTCGTCTGGCTCGTCAGCGTCGTCGCGGAGAGGAGTCTCTTCAGGCTGAGCTCGCTGTTGCTCTGGAGCGGCACACCGGTGTGAACTGGTGGGCAGAGACACTCGATGGTTTGCGACGTCGCGGTGAGAGCGGTGATCTGATTCAGCGACAGCAGCAGCTGCATGAGCTGCAATCCCCGAGTCAGTCAGTGCTGGCTCAGCAACTGGCACTCGCTGCGGCCCCCAGTCGCTTGCGCCTTGGTCAGTGGCGACCCTGGGAGCTGGTGCAGGGTGTGGCCGGTCGATCACTGCTGCCGGCCGTCCAAGGCTTGGCCATCGCCGCTGGGGCTGACCAGAACGCAGCCTCCGTGCAGGATGAGCGTGTGAGCAGCTTGCGTCTGCGTGCGCGACTCCAGCTCGGTTGA
- a CDS encoding rhodanese-like domain-containing protein: protein MNGPTPKPLKASELNNWLSRNVDLTVVDVREQQELAIAPFPYPVRHLPLSDAENWMGTIDAVLPQSGSIVVLCHAGVRSWNFGCWLLENRPSLDVWNLEGGIDAWSVMVDSAVPRY, encoded by the coding sequence ATGAATGGACCCACCCCAAAACCCCTCAAAGCCAGCGAGCTGAACAACTGGCTCAGCAGGAACGTCGATCTGACTGTCGTAGATGTGCGGGAGCAGCAAGAGCTGGCGATCGCTCCCTTTCCGTATCCAGTCAGGCATCTGCCCTTGAGTGATGCTGAAAACTGGATGGGAACCATTGATGCTGTGCTGCCGCAGAGTGGCTCGATCGTGGTGTTGTGCCATGCCGGTGTGCGCAGCTGGAATTTCGGTTGCTGGCTGCTCGAGAATCGGCCATCACTTGACGTATGGAACCTCGAGGGTGGCATTGACGCCTGGAGCGTCATGGTGGATTCCGCAGTACCGCGCTACTGA
- a CDS encoding HrcA family transcriptional regulator, translated as MKPLPRRQQEVLQATVHHYVDTIEPVGSRALVQRFGIKASSATVRSAMGALEQRGLLTQPHPSSGRVPSPQGYRHYVDCLLPEPGAGAHHLERELTQLSLRWAALDDLLLQLTRRLTDFTGLMSLISPPQRSKSQLRTIRLVRSEDRLLVMLVGDSSQAHHLNLRLPHGSAGQVEALERWTSDQLLQAGKLDWSCLPQQLQPCGRALQDALENGNPFHRPIEQAPLVHGVSRLVAEPEFSDSARVRPLLDLMDSDPAAFVPAPAWSDGRVWIGQEHPQTALSRCSVVQASYRSGDGGVGQVALIGPMRMAYATARAAVNSVAVTLERLLS; from the coding sequence GTGAAGCCGCTGCCCCGACGACAGCAGGAGGTCCTTCAGGCCACGGTCCACCATTACGTTGACACCATCGAACCGGTAGGCAGCCGGGCTTTAGTGCAGCGATTCGGGATCAAGGCCAGCTCGGCCACAGTGCGTTCGGCCATGGGAGCTCTCGAACAGCGTGGACTTCTGACCCAGCCACACCCGTCGTCGGGTCGCGTGCCCAGTCCCCAGGGCTACCGCCACTACGTGGACTGCCTGCTGCCCGAGCCAGGTGCAGGCGCCCATCACCTGGAGCGGGAATTAACCCAGCTGAGCCTGCGCTGGGCGGCACTGGATGACCTTCTGCTGCAGCTCACTCGCCGGCTGACGGATTTCACAGGTCTGATGAGCCTGATCAGCCCGCCACAAAGATCCAAGAGCCAACTCAGAACCATTCGCCTGGTCCGCAGTGAAGACCGCCTCCTGGTGATGCTCGTCGGCGATTCCAGCCAGGCCCATCACCTCAATCTGCGGCTGCCCCACGGCAGTGCCGGTCAGGTGGAAGCCTTGGAACGCTGGACCTCCGACCAGCTGCTGCAGGCCGGCAAACTGGATTGGAGCTGTCTGCCACAGCAACTTCAGCCCTGCGGGAGGGCACTACAGGATGCCCTGGAGAACGGGAATCCCTTCCATCGCCCGATCGAGCAGGCACCTTTGGTGCATGGGGTTTCGAGGCTGGTGGCCGAACCCGAATTCAGTGATAGCGCCCGGGTGAGACCTCTTCTCGACCTGATGGACAGTGATCCGGCAGCATTTGTTCCTGCTCCTGCCTGGTCCGACGGGCGAGTCTGGATCGGCCAGGAGCATCCTCAAACAGCCCTCAGCCGCTGTTCAGTCGTCCAGGCCAGCTACCGCAGCGGTGATGGGGGTGTAGGCCAGGTTGCTTTGATCGGGCCGATGCGTATGGCTTACGCAACCGCTCGTGCGGCCGTGAATTCCGTCGCAGTGACCCTGGAGCGCTTACTCAGCTGA
- the trpB gene encoding tryptophan synthase subunit beta: MTSTLPPKPTAQDLAVSSRPAASGRFGRFGGQYVPETLMPALAELEKAAAEAWKDPAFTSELNSLLRNYVGRATPLYEAERLTAHYRRSDGGPRIWLKREDLNHTGAHKINNALGQALLALRMGKKRIIAETGAGQHGVATATVCARFGLECVVYMGAEDMRRQALNVFRMRLLGASVQPVTAGTATLKDATSEAIRDWVTNVETTHYILGSVAGPHPYPMLVRDFHAVIGEEAREQCQQAFGRLPDVLMACVGGGSNAMGLFHPFVECSDVRLIGVEAAGDGVATGRHAATMTEGRVGVLHGAMSLLLQDQDGQVQEAHSISAGLDYPGVGPEHSYLREIGRAEYGAVTDAEALEALQLVSRLEGIIPALETAHAFAWLETLCPTLSDGTEVVLNCSGRGDKDVNTVAEQLGDAL; the protein is encoded by the coding sequence TTGACCAGCACCCTGCCACCCAAGCCCACCGCTCAGGATCTGGCCGTCAGCTCCAGGCCTGCTGCCTCTGGTCGTTTCGGCCGTTTCGGTGGTCAGTACGTACCTGAAACCTTGATGCCTGCCCTGGCTGAGCTGGAGAAGGCCGCGGCTGAGGCCTGGAAAGATCCGGCTTTCACCTCAGAGCTGAACAGCCTGCTGCGCAACTACGTGGGCAGGGCCACCCCCCTCTATGAAGCTGAGCGGCTTACTGCGCATTACCGCCGCAGCGATGGCGGACCCAGGATTTGGTTGAAGCGTGAGGACCTCAATCACACCGGTGCACACAAAATCAACAATGCACTTGGGCAAGCGCTGCTGGCCTTGCGAATGGGCAAAAAGCGGATCATTGCTGAAACAGGTGCTGGTCAGCATGGGGTCGCGACGGCCACGGTCTGTGCCCGCTTCGGCTTGGAGTGTGTGGTCTACATGGGTGCTGAAGACATGCGCCGTCAGGCTCTGAATGTGTTCCGCATGCGTCTTCTGGGTGCCAGCGTTCAGCCTGTTACTGCCGGCACAGCCACACTCAAGGACGCCACCAGCGAGGCCATTCGTGACTGGGTCACGAATGTGGAGACCACGCATTACATCCTCGGATCAGTGGCAGGCCCCCATCCCTATCCGATGCTGGTTCGCGACTTCCACGCCGTGATCGGAGAGGAGGCTAGAGAGCAATGCCAGCAGGCATTCGGTCGTTTGCCAGATGTGCTGATGGCCTGTGTTGGCGGGGGGTCCAACGCCATGGGGCTGTTTCATCCTTTTGTGGAGTGCAGCGACGTACGTCTGATCGGAGTGGAGGCCGCCGGTGATGGCGTCGCGACAGGCCGCCATGCCGCCACCATGACCGAAGGCAGGGTCGGGGTGCTTCACGGTGCCATGAGCTTGTTGCTGCAGGACCAGGACGGTCAGGTGCAGGAAGCTCATTCGATCAGTGCGGGCCTGGATTACCCCGGAGTCGGCCCTGAACACAGCTACTTGCGCGAGATCGGCCGGGCCGAATATGGCGCCGTGACCGATGCTGAAGCGCTCGAGGCGCTGCAACTTGTGAGTCGACTGGAGGGCATCATTCCTGCCCTAGAGACAGCTCACGCATTCGCCTGGCTTGAGACCCTCTGCCCAACTTTGTCGGATGGCACTGAAGTGGTGTTGAACTGCTCTGGGCGTGGAGACAAGGATGTGAACACGGTCGCTGAGCAGCTTGGCGATGCACTCTGA